One segment of Onychomys torridus chromosome 3, mOncTor1.1, whole genome shotgun sequence DNA contains the following:
- the Tas2r38 gene encoding taste receptor type 2 member 38 — translation MLTLTPEITVSYEAKISFLLLSILEFAVGILVNAFIVLVNFWDMIKGRPLNNCDIVLLCLSITRLFLQGLLLLDAIQLTCFQQMKDPLSHNYQAVLTLWMIANQVSLWFAACLSLLYCSRIVRFSHTSLLHFASWVSRRFRQVLLGALLFSGICTILCLWDFFSRSHFMGTSVLSVNNTEFSSQMTKLNFFYSFLFCSVGSIPPSLAFLVSSGVLFISLGSHMRAMKSRSRDSRDPSLEAHTRAIIFLVSFLCFYVLSFFAALVSTPLLVLWHNKGGVMVCIGMMAACPSGHAAILIAGNAKLRRAVETMLFWFQSSQKVRNDQKKLPRTL, via the coding sequence ATGTTGACTCTAACTCCCGAAATAACTGTGTCTTATGAAGCCAAGATTTCATTTCTGCTCCTTTCCATCCTGGAGTTTGCAGTGGGGATCCTGGTCAATGCATTCATTGTCTTGGTGAACTTTTGGGACATGATAAAGGGGCGGCCGCTGAACAACTGTGACATTGTGCTGCTGTGCCTTAGCATCACCCGACTCTTCCTGCAGGGGTTGCTGCTTCTGGATGCCATTCAGCTCACCTGCTTCCAGCAGATGAAAGACCCCCTGAGCCACAACTACCAAGCCGTCCTCACTCTCTGGATGATCGCAAACCAAGTGAGCCTCTGGTTTGccgcctgcctcagtctcctctaCTGTTCCAGGATTGTCCGTTTCTCTCACACCTCCCTGCTCCACTTCGCAAGCTGGGTCTCCAGGAGATTTCGCCAGGTGCTTCTAGGTGCTCTTCTTTTCTCCGGCATCTGCACCATCCTCTGTTTGTGGGACTTTTTCAGCAGATCCCACTTCATGGGCACATCTGTGTTATCCGTGAATAACACGGAATTCAGTTCGCAAATGACAAAACTCAATTTCTTTTACTCATTTCTCTTCTGTAGTGTGGGGTCTATCCCCCCTTCTCTAGCTTTCCTGGTTTCCTCCGGAGTGCTGTTTATCTCCCTGGGCAGTCACATGAGGGCCATGAAGTCCCGAAGCAGAGACTCTCGTGACCCCAGTCTTGAGGCCCACACCAGAGCCAtcatatttctggtttcttttctgtgtttttatgtgcTGTCATTTTTTGCTGCCTTGGTCTCAACGCCTTTATTGGTGCTGTGGCACAATAAAGGAGGAGTGATGGTTTGTATAGGGATGATGGCTGCCTGCCCTTCTGGACATGCAGCTATCCTCATAGCAGGCAATGCCAAGCTGAGGAGGGCCGTGGAGACCATGCTATTCTGGTTTCAAAGTAGCCAAAAGGTGAGAAACGACCAAAAGAAGCTTCCCAGGACACTCTGA